The DNA region GAGAGCGCCGCCATGATGGTCTGGTTCAGGCCCACCACGATGGTCTTGCGGGCCATCGGCAGCTGCACCTTGAGCAGCCGCTGCACGGCGGTCTGTCCGGCGGCGTCGGTGGCCTCGATGGTCGTCTCCGGCACCGACCGGATGCCGTAGCCGGCGATCCTGATGATCGGAGGCAGCGCGTACACCAGGGTGGCGACGACGGCGGCCGAGGCGCCGATGCCGAAGAACAGCACGATCGGCAGCAGATAGACGAAGGTCGGCATGGTCTGCATGAGGTCGAGCAGATTGGACAGCACCGTGTTCGCGGCCTTGCTGGTGCCTACCCACACGGCGAGCGGCAATCCGATGATCACGGAGGCGGCGACCGCGACGAACGTGACGATCAGCAGGTCCATCGAGTCCGACCAGTAGCCGAACATGCCGAACGAGAGAAAGGAGAGGCCGACCAGGACGGCGGTCCGCCAGCCGGCGATCGCCAGAGCCACCCATGCCGCGAGGGCGGTGACGCCGAGCCAACCGATCTGCGGCACCGGTCGCGGGAAGTCCGGAACGGACACCAGGCGCTGCAGCCAGTCGACCGCGCTGGTGAACGACTCGCCGAGCTGGTAGGTGAGCTGGATCACCGGGTTGGTGTCGCGGCTGCCCAGGACGCTGTCGCGGAAACCGGTCAGTGCGTCGTGCAGGTCGGTGTGCTCGCGACCGGGAAGCACCAGGGTGTCCTGGCCCTTGGTGACCGCCCAGATGGCTATCCACACCACGAGGACACCGAGCCCGAGGGTCCAACGGGGCAGTCGGAACCGCTGCTTCTCGGGAGGGGGACCGGACGACCCGACGGGGACCGGGCGTTCGGCCACCGCAGTCATCGGGTGACCTCCTCTTCGGCGACCACGGTCCGGAGGATCGCGTCGTCGTCCACGATTCCGACGAGCTTGCCGTCTTCGACCACCCGGACCGGATGCGCGGAGGCGAGTGCCGCTCGAGCGGCCGCCCGGACGATCGTGTCGGGGGTCATCTCCGGGCCTTCGAGGGAGTCTCCGGGCTCCGGGTCGCGCATCACCCACTTGAGCGTCAGGACGTGGGAGCGGGGCACCTCGCTGACGAAGTCCGCCACATAGTCGTCGACCGGGTGGGCCACGATCTCCGCTGCTGTGCCGAGCTGGACCATCTCGCCGTCACGCATGATCAGGATCCGGTCGCCGAGCTTGATGGCCTCCTGGAGGTCGTGGGTGATGAAGATCATCGTCTTGCCGACCTCGTGGTGCAGGCGCACGATCTCGTCCTGCATGTCCCGGCGGATCAGCGGGTCGAGCGCGGAGAAGGGCTCGTCGAAGAAGAGCACCTGCGGGTCGACCGCCAGAGCGCGCGCCAGGCCGACGCGCTGCTGCATGCCACCGGAGAGCTGGTCGGGAAAGGAGTTCTCGTAGCCCGACAGGCCGACCAGGTCGACCATCTCCTGGGCCCGCTTGCGGCGGGCGGCCTTGCCCTCACCGCGTACCTCCAGGCCGTAGGCGATGTTGTCGATCACCTTGCGGTTCGGCAGCAGGCCGAAGTGCTGGAAGACCATCGCCACGTGCCGGCGGCGTAGGTCGCGCAGCTTGGCACCCGGGAGGGAGGTGATCTCCTCGCCGTTGATGACGACACTGCCCGAGGTCGGCTCGATCAGCCGGTTGAGGAGGCGGACCAGGGTGGACTTGCCCGAGCCGGAGAGGCCCATGATCACGAAGACCTCGCCGGGGTCGACCTCGAAGGAGATGTCCTTCACCGCGGTGACGCAGCCGGTCTTGGCCTGCAGGTCCTTCCGGGACAGGCTCTCGTCGGCGGAGCCGATGATCTTGTCCGCCTTGGCGCCGAAGATCTTCCAGAGGCCCTCGACCTTGAGGGCGGGCTGGTTGCCGGCAGCCGCAGCCGCGTCGGTGACTCCTGGTACGTCGGTGCCCTGAGTGTCCGTGGTCATGCTCGCTCACCTGTCCTGACCGCAGCCTCGGGGTCGAGCGGGCTGCCCTGGCGGTAGTTGTAGAAGGGGACCTCGGACGGCGGCAGCGGCGTCTTGCCGAGGATCAGGTCGGCCGTCTTCTCGGCGACCATCATCACCGGGGCGTAGATGTTGCCGTTGGTGACGTAGGGGAAGACGCTGGCATCGCAGACCCGCAGGCCGTCGGTGCCGTGCACCTTCATCGTCAGCGGGTCGGTGACGGCCATCTCGCCGGTGCCCATGGCCGCGGTGCAGGAGGGGTGCAGCGCGGTCTCGGCGTCCTTGCGGACCCACTCGAGGATCTCCTCGTCGGTCTCCACGGACGGCCCGGGCGAGATCTCCCCGTCGTTGTACGCCGCGAACGCCGGCTGGTTGAGGATGTTGCGTGCCACCCGGATCGCCTCCACCCACTCCTTGCGGTCGGTCGGCGTCGAGAGGTAGTTGAATTGCATCGACGGGTGCACGCGCGGGTCCTTGGACTTGACGCGCACCCAGCCACGGGTGTCGGCGTACATCGGGCCGATGTGGACCTGGTAGCCGTGACCCTCGGTCGGGCTGCTGCCGTCGTAGCGGATCGCGATCGGCAGGAAGTGGAACATCAGGTTGGGGTAGTCGACGTCCTCGTTGGAGCGACAGAAGCCGCCGCCCTCGAAGTGGTTGGTCGCGCCGAGGCCCTTGCGCTGGAACAGCCACTGCCAGGCGATCTTCGGACGCTGGTGCCAGGCCAGACCGGGAGCGATCGAGACCGGCTCCTTCGAGGCGTACTGGATGTAGACCTCCAGGTGGTCCTGCAGGTTCTCGCCGACGCCGGGGAGGTGGTGGACGAGCGGGATGTCGTGCTGGGCGAGGAGCTCCCGGTCGCCGATGCCGCTGAGCTGGAGTAGTTGCGGGGTGTTGATCGCGCCGCCGCAGAGGATCACCTCACCGGCGTGGACCGTGTGCCGGCGGGCGGCGCGGCCGACGCCCCGGGTGTATTCGACACCGGTCGCGCGAGGGGTGTCGCCGGTGGTGTCGAAGAGGATCTTCTCGGCGAAGGCGAAGGTCTGGACGGTCAGGTTCGGACGCTTCTTCGCCGGGTGCAGGTAGGCCCGGGCGGCCGACCAGCGGCGACCCCTCTTGACGTTGCGGTCGAACGGCGCGAAGCCCTCCTGGCGGTAGCCGTTGACGTCGTCGGTCAGTGGGTAGCCGGCCTCCTGGACCGCGTCGAAGAACGCGCCGAAGAGAGGGTTGTCGCACTTGCCGCGCTCGAGGTGCAGCGGGCCGTCGCCGCCACGCCAGTCGTCGGCCCCGGAGCTGCCGTCGGCCAGGTGCCGCGCCTCCATGCGCTTGAAGTAGGGCAGGCAGTGGGCGTAGTCCCACGTCTCCATGCCCGGGTCGGAGGCCCAGCGCTCGTAGTCCAGCGGGTTGCCGCGCTGGAAGATCATCCCGTTGATGCTGCTGGAGCCGCCGAGGACCTTGCCGCGGGCGTGGTAGACCTTGCGGCCGCCCATGTGCGGCTCCGGGTCGGTCTCGTACTGCCAGTCGTAGAACCGGCTGCCGATCGGGAACGGGAGCGCCGCCGGCATGTGCACGAACGGGTCGATCTTGTAGTCGCTGTGGCCGGCCTCGAGAACCAGCACACTGTTGCTCGGGTCCTCGCTGAGGCGAGCGGCGAGCGCGCTGCCCGCCGAGCCGCCGCCGATGATCACGAAGTCGTACTGCTTGTCCATCAGAAGAACTCCTGCTCTCACGCGCCGAACCAACGGGTGGGCTCGGGGGTGGTGTTGTGCCAGACGTGCTTCGTCTCGCGGTACTCGTCC from Nocardioides luteus includes:
- a CDS encoding quaternary amine ABC transporter ATP-binding protein translates to MTTDTQGTDVPGVTDAAAAAGNQPALKVEGLWKIFGAKADKIIGSADESLSRKDLQAKTGCVTAVKDISFEVDPGEVFVIMGLSGSGKSTLVRLLNRLIEPTSGSVVINGEEITSLPGAKLRDLRRRHVAMVFQHFGLLPNRKVIDNIAYGLEVRGEGKAARRKRAQEMVDLVGLSGYENSFPDQLSGGMQQRVGLARALAVDPQVLFFDEPFSALDPLIRRDMQDEIVRLHHEVGKTMIFITHDLQEAIKLGDRILIMRDGEMVQLGTAAEIVAHPVDDYVADFVSEVPRSHVLTLKWVMRDPEPGDSLEGPEMTPDTIVRAAARAALASAHPVRVVEDGKLVGIVDDDAILRTVVAEEEVTR
- the betA gene encoding choline dehydrogenase, producing MDKQYDFVIIGGGSAGSALAARLSEDPSNSVLVLEAGHSDYKIDPFVHMPAALPFPIGSRFYDWQYETDPEPHMGGRKVYHARGKVLGGSSSINGMIFQRGNPLDYERWASDPGMETWDYAHCLPYFKRMEARHLADGSSGADDWRGGDGPLHLERGKCDNPLFGAFFDAVQEAGYPLTDDVNGYRQEGFAPFDRNVKRGRRWSAARAYLHPAKKRPNLTVQTFAFAEKILFDTTGDTPRATGVEYTRGVGRAARRHTVHAGEVILCGGAINTPQLLQLSGIGDRELLAQHDIPLVHHLPGVGENLQDHLEVYIQYASKEPVSIAPGLAWHQRPKIAWQWLFQRKGLGATNHFEGGGFCRSNEDVDYPNLMFHFLPIAIRYDGSSPTEGHGYQVHIGPMYADTRGWVRVKSKDPRVHPSMQFNYLSTPTDRKEWVEAIRVARNILNQPAFAAYNDGEISPGPSVETDEEILEWVRKDAETALHPSCTAAMGTGEMAVTDPLTMKVHGTDGLRVCDASVFPYVTNGNIYAPVMMVAEKTADLILGKTPLPPSEVPFYNYRQGSPLDPEAAVRTGERA